Proteins encoded together in one Branchiostoma lanceolatum isolate klBraLanc5 chromosome 11, klBraLanc5.hap2, whole genome shotgun sequence window:
- the LOC136445081 gene encoding kelch-like protein 24a has translation MEDFRARVPVHRMLRKWSNKSLQSQKSVTGDSQIEEIILECNESWVYPRLFMDQLMALRSEGHLVDVTLCAEGKEISCHRLVLSVCSDYFHAMFRGGHSESKKDKIEIGGVSAEALQLLVDYAYTAKVTITNIAIQPLFEAANMLQFRSVEDICEDFLTKHLSPKTCLVTWALADKVSCKGLLGKAKSHALKNFEDVCTTDDFLALPVDFLKTYISDDGLHAKKEELILEAIILWARHDLKERQSHLKVLLECVRFSLVDQDYLKNIMERDKELMLLAGVEELSKDQSTPGRPRQIHQEEILVLGGRTLSTQGDKFKRNRNMYRLGPHCDCTAITPLPEILQVSRKFAACVVNNDVIVTGGDIIESEFEAWRYKPSLNSWTELGSLVRGRYDHGMAVLQGQVYVVGGRYDDDDIVGLPDVELYNEGNNSWNEVAPLQQGVCEFGITTSGDKIYVFGGRISHTEKTAFCQCYDPTSDLWTFVTPLPKSMFDIKACTVNSKIYLVGGQLAHVLCYDPQKDCLVEMTRPLTAWCKSGATVCGSEIYITGGCGERFRTTKDIIATVQCYNVSSNTMIMVKNLPLPLLGHITLTVQKPQSCK, from the coding sequence GTGACAGgtgacagtcagatagaggagATCATCCTTGAGTGTAATGAAAGTTGGGTATACCCAAGGTTGTTTATGGATCAGTTAATGGCGTTAAGGTCTGAGGGTCACCTGGTGGACGTGACCCTGTGTGCTGAAGGGAAGGAGATCTCCTGTCACAGACTGGTCCTGTCGGTTTGCTCTGACTACTTCCACGCCATGTTCCGTGGAGGCCACAGCGAGAGTAAGAAGGACAAGATAGAGATAGGCGGAGTGAGTGCAGAGGCACTACAGCTGCTGGTGGACTATGCATACACAGCCAAAGTCACCATCACCAACATTGCTATTCAGCCTTTGTTTGAAGCAGCCAACATGCTGCAGTTTAGATCAGTCGAAGATATATGTGAAGATTTTCTGACAAAGCACTTAAGCCCTAAAACATGTTTGGTAACTTGGGCATTGGCAGACAAGGTGTCATGTAAAGGGTTGTTAGGGAAAGCCAAGAGCCATGCTCTGAAAAACTTTGAAGACGTATGCACAACAGATGACTTCCTTGCTCTACCCGTAGACTTTCTGAAGACGTACATCTCAGATGATGGCCTTCATGCTAAGAAAGAAGAACTAATCTTGGAGGCGATCATACTTTGGGCAAGACATGATCTTAAGGAACGTCAAAGTCACCTCAAAGTTCTGCTGGAGTGTGTTCGCTTCTCACTTGTGGACCAAGACTATCTGAAGAACATCATGGAGAGGGACAAGGAGTTAATGCTGTTAGCAGGAGTTGAGGAACTCTCAAAAGATCAATCTACACCAGGAAGACCTCGCCAGATTCACCAAGAAGAAATTCTTGTTCTAGGTGGTCGCACACTGTCAACACAAGGAGATAAGTTTAAGCGTAATCGTAATATGTACAGGCTTGGCCCCCACTGTGATTGTACTGCTATTACTCCGCTGCCAGAAATCCTTCAAGTAAGCAGGAAATTTGCAGCATGTGTTGTTAACAATGATGTGATTGTAACAGGGGGGGACATAATTGAGTCTGAATTTGAAGCATGGAGGTACAAACCATCTCTGAATTCTTGGACTGAGCTAGGGTCCCTCGTTAGAGGAAGATATGATCATGGGATGGCAGTGCTGCAGGGACAGGTTTATGTCGTCGGTGGTCGgtacgatgatgatgatatcgtAGGTCTTCCTGACGTTGAGTTGTACAATGAAGGGAACAACAGTTGGAACGAGGTAGCACCACTGCAACAGGGAGTTTGTGAGTTTGGCATAACGACCAGTGGTGACAAAATCTATGTGTTCGGTGGTAGGATCAGTCACACTGAAAAAACTGCTTTTTGTCAGTGCTATGACCCCACTTCGGATCTGTGGACTTTTGTAACACCATTGCCAAAGTCAATGTTTGACATAAAAGCTTGTACAGTTAACTCTAAGATATATCTGGTTGGTGGACAGTTAGCCCATGTCCTGTGTTATGATCCTCAGAAAGACTGCTTGGTGGAAATGACTCGTCCACTAACTGCGTGGTGTAAAAGTGGAGCAACTGTGTGTGGCTCTGAGATCTACATCACTGGTGGCTGTGGTGAACGATTCAGAACAACAAAAGATATCATTGCCACAGTTCAGTGTTACAATGTGAGCAGTAATACCATGATTATGGTTAAAAACTTGCCTCTTCCACTACTGGGACATATCACTTTAACAGTGCAAAAACCACAGTCTTGTAAATAG
- the LOC136444557 gene encoding uncharacterized protein: MQGVRDQVSRGDPAALMKEELKIHSRHELQKMLQELKLDQVRIPTGHLLAAKVDIGMNWNQCRKLRRWLKGYGVSMESEKASRAVATQLLSKIPTIAEKLPFSVKGAKDSTVELLPCAYVISLQDAIFDNLKRNQTAGTLTWHAGKIPEKEIWVKVGGDHGGGSFKMAFQILNKERPNSKSNTTVFCIFNAKDSRENLNLATSRFATEIKDLQQLKWTCQDGNEFSLRLFPAGDYAYLCLWYGLSGACGTHPCLWCDITLDEIKDTDNCRLIIPPRNLESLAENHKKFLLEGKGNLKLAKKYHNAIAPVMFEVPIDQVVVPGLHISLGIYLKLFKLMESELHDIDLKLQTYLSTVLDEGEVTKEELLADEHLGKFKAYVAAIDEARGLDEKADALEEKLEQEENQLGWQAFTDLVEPSADTDMADAEFEKACSAIKDLCVEKDKLRKGAAELRQKASVKVGQGPITSELDPALQELHVQRQAYHSGSFIGNHVNTMLQDESIKKLTAVITSVVTDIMERYDDLPLTLVPKARETAQKYRQLFELFASCHKKYSHAGQMDDSAIDELGTAITAFMTYYREKVPNGSVPIKMHMLEHHVVPCVRKWRFGLGFLGEQGLEQVHALFNNIGRTTSGIADPVAKLNSTLKNHLIGVSPDHTGGVPDPVPRKKRKEN; this comes from the exons ATGCAGGGTGTAAGGGACCAGGTCAGTCGTGGGGACCCTGCTGCACTGATGAAGGAAGAACTCAAGATCCATTCTCGGCATGAGCTGCAGAAGATGCTGCAGGAGCTGAAGCTGGACCAGGTCCGCATTCCAACTGGGCACCTGCTGGCAGCAAAGGTGGACATTGGGATGAATTGGAATCAGTGCAGGAAACTTCGAAG GTGGCTTAAAGGATATGGCGTGAGTATGGAGAGTGAAAAAGCATCCAGGGCTGTTGCTACACAGCTTCTCTCCAAGATTCCCACAATTGCAGAAAAATTACCTTTTTCTGTGAAGGGGGCCAAAGACAGCACGGTGGAGCTTCTGCCTTGCGCCTATGTAATCTCTTTACAGGATGCTATCTTCGACAACCTGAAAAGAAACCAGACAGCAGG CACCCTAACCTGGCACGCGGGGAAAATCCCAGAAAAGGAAATCTGGGTCAAGGTTGGGGGAGATCATGGAGGAGGGTCGTTCAAAATGGCATTCCAGATTCTCAACAAGGAGCGGCCCAACTCCAAGAGCAACACCACTGTCTTTTGCATCTTCAATGCAAAAGACAGTAGGGAGAACCTCAACCTTGCCACCAGCAGGTTTGCCACAGAGATCAAGGATCTCCAGCAGTTAAAATGGAC GTGCCAAGACGGGAATGAATTCTCCCTCCGCCTCTTCCCAGCTGGGGACTATGCATACCTGTGCCTGTGGTATGGCTTATCTGGTGCTTGTG GAACTCATCCTTGTTTGTGGTGTGATATCACCCTAGATGAAATTAAAGACACCGACAATTGTAGATTAATAATCCCCCCAAGAAACCTGGAAAGCCTGGCTGAAAACCACAAGAAGTTCCTCCTTGAGGGCAAAGGAAACCTTAAGCTGGCCAAGAAGTACCACAATGCCATCGCGCCAGTTATGTTTGAAGTGCCCATAGACCAG GTTGTGGTACCTGGTCTACATATCAGCCTGGGCATCTACCTCAAGCTGTTCAAGCTGATGGAGAGTGAGCTGCACGATATTGATCTGAAGCTGCAGACATACCTCTCCACAGTCTTGGATGAAGGTGAGGTCACCAAGGAGGAACTGTTGGCAGACGAGCACCTTGGGAAGTTCAAGGCGTACGTGGCTGCCATCGATGAAGCTCGAGGCCTGGATGAGAAAGCTGACGCCCTTGAGGAGAAGCTGGAGCAGGAGGAGAATCAGCTGGGGTGGCAGGCATTTACTGACCTTGTGGAGCCTAGCGCTGATACTGACATGGCAGACGCTGAGTTCGAGAAAGCCTGCAGTGCCATCAAAGACCTATGCGTGGAGAAAGATAAGCTG AGGAAAGGGGCAGCCGAGCTACGACAAAAAGCGTCAGTGAAGGTAGGGCAGGGTCCAATAACATCTGAGCTAGACCCTGCGCTTCAGGAGTTGCACGTGCAAAGACAAGCCTACCACAGCGGCTCGTTCATAGGCAACCATGTCAACACTATGCTTCAG GACGAATCCATCAAAAAGCTGACAGCAGTCATCACCTCCGTTGTGACAGACATAATGGAGAGGTATGATGACCTGCCTCTTACCCTGGTTCCAAAGGCAAGAGAAACAGCTCAAAAGTACCGTCAACTTTTTGAGCTGTTTGCTTCTTGCCACAAGAAGTATTCCCATGCTGGACAAATGGATGACAGTGCAATTGATGAGCTAG GCACAGCCATCACAGCATTTATGACGTACTACAGGGAGAAAGTACCAAATGGGTCGGTACCCATCAAGATGCACATGCTTGAGCATCATGTAGTACCTTGTGTTCGAAAATGGAGGTTCGGCTTGGGCTTCCTTGGTGAGCAGGGTTTGGAGCAGGTCCATGCCTTGTTCAACAACATTGGAAGGACAACATCCGGCATAGCCGATCCAGTGGCCAAGCTTAACTCGACCCTGAAGAACCATCTCATCGGTGTGAGCCCCGACCATACTGGTGGTGTTCCCGACCCTGTGCcgagaaaaaagagaaaagagaATTAG
- the LOC136444558 gene encoding V(D)J recombination-activating protein 1-like, giving the protein MSANFGLEHVKSLSKLCRFCGESVLTKTDKKNHLKPRACIDYVKKIQEVWNVNVENDKSYKHPPFFCHRCKLILHKPPSTQAPKRESWYPHWWGDECVTCKKVASLARGGRTVKKRSPGRPKMKTPKATDDKVEQEQSTGTAKLSEELFQTLLDKLDDYPYDEARFEPICNLSAYTCGICQSFLYLPIETPCAHIFCFECIQKSFEIGKTNTIGCAICKAQVMQTDLKPVHRTWGSCYTQLTFSCKNCSSQLRLEQLKHHLDCNSKAEVTVGPSSTPASHTSLQPVRVILVVPPVASNPPTVTTSSVVTSSNPTLSNTSTCTSSAPSTSSTPSTSSAPSTSSPSSSQIVPGAAPPSSTGYGKVTIDINEEGPLTAEQEDTFTALYRRKAETSTDKGSVLVKTGGQVWNLFCILHDTTRKRKVNFYDTYITYFLLE; this is encoded by the coding sequence ATGTCTGCCAACTTTGGTCTTGAACATGTAAAGAGTTTATCAAAACTCTGCCGATTCTGTGGCGAGTCTGTTTTGACCAAGACGGACAAAAAAAACCACTTAAAACCACGAGCTTGCATTGACTATGTGAAGAAAATTCAGGAGGTTTGGAATGTTAATGTTGAAAATGACAAGAGCTACAAACACCCCCCCTTTTTCTGCCATCGGTGCAAGTTAATATTGCACAAGCCACCCTCTACGCAGGCACCAAAGCGTGAGTCTTGGTACCCGCACTGGTGGGGTGATGAGTGTGTCACCTGTAAAAAAGTTGCGTCACTTGCTCGAGGTGGTAGAACTGTGAAGAAAAGGTCCCCAGGTAGACCAAAGATGAAGACACCTAAGGCTACAGATGATAAGGTTGAACAAGAGCAGAGTACAGGTACTGCCAAATTGTCAGAGGAACTATTTCAGACATTGCTTGACAAGCTGGATGACTATCCATATGATGAGGCTAGGTTTGAACCCATCTGTAACCTTTCTGCTTACACATGTGGTATCTGCCAGTCATTTTTGTATCTTCCTATTGAGACCCCCTGTGCTCACATTTTCTGTTTTGAGTGTATACAAAAATCATTTGAGATAGGAAAAACAAATACTATTGGCTGTGCTATCTGCAAAGCACAAGTAATGCAAACAGACCTGAAACCCGTCCATAGAACCTGGGGGAGTTGCTACACTCAGTTGACATTTAGCTGCAAAAACTGTTCATCTCAGTTAAGGTTGGAACAACTTAAGCACCACCTTGACTGCAACTCGAAAGCAGAAGTCACAGTGGGCCCCTCTTCCACTCCTGCATCACATACTTCCCTGCAGCCTGTCCGAGTCATTCTTGTAGTACCCCCAGTGGCATCTAATCCTCCTACTGTTACAACTAGTAGTGTAGTGACATCTTCGAACCCTACGCTAAGCAACACATCTACTTGTACATCATCTGCTCCTTCTACATCATCTACTCCTTCTACATCATCTGCTCCTTCTACATCTTCACCTTCTTCAAGCCAAATTGTGCCTGGGGCTGCCCCACCCTCCAGCACAGGTTATGGCAAAGTCACCATTGACATAAATGAAGAAGGTCCGCTAACAGCAGAGCAAGAAGATACTTTTACAGCATTATACCGTCGCAAGGCAGAGACGAGCACAGACAAGGGCAGTGTTCTAGTTAAAACTGGAGGACAGGTATGGAACCTATTTTGTATTCTACATGATACTACGAGAAAAAGAAAGGTGAACTTTTATGACACGTACATTACTTACTTTCTATTGGAATGA